A genome region from Cherax quadricarinatus isolate ZL_2023a chromosome 59, ASM3850222v1, whole genome shotgun sequence includes the following:
- the LOC128698750 gene encoding uncharacterized protein isoform X2, producing MKFCVLFLVLLCLFCCSNASLDSKCTEGWTGADCRVPVCMEGCHQLHGNCTRPGECLCTPGWRGRQCNECVPRAGCQHGSCTSPDECLCNQGWSGHLCSQPVCSNNCSQAHGHCTKPGECRCEVGWWGKRCDMCFPYPGCDHGSCKEPWECVCEPGWTGMLCDTREPGGPFCEGHQGWCLNGGTCIDTGGGRNYTCSCPSLFTGQRCDYLAEPSIDHPSARTGLLSTSSHNIQVISQDTASPLGTYSITHPTTDTPEGTGSEEDPKDARRRLLQKHARISFRQPKLANSEEDSGKLPYTVVERKLLPLPVVLPRVSDIIPGGRRPAHKSNKQPTPILILGSSVPDSIQGSTQASEISGRNQINENRRFLRHQQETPGFLTETRQEPGNEPALIKVLNSQRRPILVSAYARALPRSNPLIPTSPRTQSRPRQQVVASRRPTTTPPTITLPTTPAIPKQFVTSTTRASWRGRQEVATDGRPEGLSLLPPVPSSWEIDDVEGRESVLHTYYDENVNGRVHIGDTSSVDHAAPHKEIYDAFIELKKV from the exons ATGAAGTTCTGTGTTCTCTTCTTGGTTCTTTTGTGTCTGTTTTGCTGCTCCAACGCCTCCCTTGACTCG AAGTGTACCGAGGGTTGGACCGGGGCAGACTGCCGGGTACCAGTGTGTATGGAAGGTTGCCATCAGTTACATGGCAACTGTACCCGACCAGGTGAATGTCTCTGTACCCCAG GTTGGCGTGGACGTCAATGTAACGAGTGTGTACCCCGGGCTGGGTGTCAGCATGGCTCGTGTACCTCACCTGACGAATGTCTCTGTAACCAAGGATGGTCAGGACACCTCTGCTCCCAGC CTGTGTGCAGCAATAACTGCAGTCAGGCCCACGGACACTGTACCAAGCCAGGAGAATGCAG GTGTGAAGTGGGGTGGTGGGGAAAGAGATGTGACATGTGctttccctaccctgggtgtGACCACGGTAGCTGCAAGGAAccctgggagtgtgtgtgtgagccaggATGGACTGGCATGCTCTGTGACACAC GTGAGCCAGGAGGGCCGTTCTGCGAGGGTCATCAAGGTTGGTGCCTGAACGGTGGGACTTGTATTGACACTGGAGGCGGCCGCAACTATACGTGTTCCTGCCCATCACTGTTCACTGGTCAACGCTGCGACTACTTGGCCGAGCCCTCCATAGACCACCCCTCAGCACGCACTGGTCTCCTCTCTACTAGCAGCCACAACATCCAGGTCATCAGTCAGGACACCGCTTCTCCCTTGGGAACATATTCCATCACCCATCCTACCACGGATACCCCTGAGGGCACAGGAAGTGAAGAGGACCCCAAGGACGCCAGACGACGCCTCTTACAGAAGCATGCACGCATATCCTTCCGTCAGCCCAAGTTGGCAAATAGTGAGGAGGACTCTGGCAAGCTGCCCTACACTGTGGTGGAGAGGAAGCTGCTGCCTCTTCCTGTGGTGCTCCCACGGGTCAGTGACATCATTCCCGGGGGACGCCGCCCAGCCCACAAGTCCAACAAGCAGCCCACACCCATACTAATTCTGGGTTCCAGCGTCCCTGACAGTATACAGGGAAGTACACAGGCGTCTGAGATCTCGGGGAGAAACCAAATCAATGAGAACCGGCGGTTTCTCCGGCATCAGCAGGAGACACCAGGTTTCCTTACGGAAACAAGACAAGAGCCAGGCAACGAACCCGCGCTCATCAAGGTGCTCAACTCGCAACGTCGTCCCATCCTGGTAAGCGCCTACGCTAGAGCCCTGCCTAGGTCTAACCCCCTCATCCCAACCTCTCCCAGAACTCAGTCTAGACCAAGGCAGCAGGTCGTAGCTAGCAGAAGACCAACCACAACACCCCCTACCATAACTCTTCCTACCACGCCCGCTATTCCAAAGCAGTTTGTTACCTCTACAACAAGAGCATCTTGGAGAGGTCGACAAGAAGTAGCGACGGATGGGAGGCCAGAGGGTCTCTCATTGCTCCCTCCAGTACCTTCCTCATGGGAGATAGACGACGTGGAGGGTCGGGAGAGTGTCCTTCACACCTACTACGATGAGAATGTCAACGGTCGTGTCCACATTGgcgacaccagcagtgtggacCACGCCGCTCCACATAAAGAGATCTACGATGCCTTCATTGAGCTTAAAAAAGTATGA
- the LOC128698750 gene encoding uncharacterized protein isoform X3, whose amino-acid sequence MEGCHQLHGNCTRPGECLCTPGWRGRQCNECVPRAGCQHGSCTSPDECLCNQGWSGHLCSQPVCSNNCSQAHGHCTKPGECRCEVGWWGKRCDMCFPYPGCDHGSCKEPWECVCEPGWTGMLCDTREPGGPFCEGHQGWCLNGGTCIDTGGGRNYTCSCPSLFTGQRCDYLAEPSIDHPSARTGLLSTSSHNIQVISQDTASPLGTYSITHPTTDTPEGTGSEEDPKDARRRLLQKHARISFRQPKLANSEEDSGKLPYTVVERKLLPLPVVLPRVSDIIPGGRRPAHKSNKQPTPILILGSSVPDSIQGSTQASEISGRNQINENRRFLRHQQETPGFLTETRQEPGNEPALIKVLNSQRRPILVSAYARALPRSNPLIPTSPRTQSRPRQQVVASRRPTTTPPTITLPTTPAIPKQFVTSTTRASWRGRQEVATDGRPEGLSLLPPVPSSWEIDDVEGRESVLHTYYDENVNGRVHIGDTSSVDHAAPHKEIYDAFIELKKV is encoded by the exons ATGGAAGGTTGCCATCAGTTACATGGCAACTGTACCCGACCAGGTGAATGTCTCTGTACCCCAG GTTGGCGTGGACGTCAATGTAACGAGTGTGTACCCCGGGCTGGGTGTCAGCATGGCTCGTGTACCTCACCTGACGAATGTCTCTGTAACCAAGGATGGTCAGGACACCTCTGCTCCCAGC CTGTGTGCAGCAATAACTGCAGTCAGGCCCACGGACACTGTACCAAGCCAGGAGAATGCAG GTGTGAAGTGGGGTGGTGGGGAAAGAGATGTGACATGTGctttccctaccctgggtgtGACCACGGTAGCTGCAAGGAAccctgggagtgtgtgtgtgagccaggATGGACTGGCATGCTCTGTGACACAC GTGAGCCAGGAGGGCCGTTCTGCGAGGGTCATCAAGGTTGGTGCCTGAACGGTGGGACTTGTATTGACACTGGAGGCGGCCGCAACTATACGTGTTCCTGCCCATCACTGTTCACTGGTCAACGCTGCGACTACTTGGCCGAGCCCTCCATAGACCACCCCTCAGCACGCACTGGTCTCCTCTCTACTAGCAGCCACAACATCCAGGTCATCAGTCAGGACACCGCTTCTCCCTTGGGAACATATTCCATCACCCATCCTACCACGGATACCCCTGAGGGCACAGGAAGTGAAGAGGACCCCAAGGACGCCAGACGACGCCTCTTACAGAAGCATGCACGCATATCCTTCCGTCAGCCCAAGTTGGCAAATAGTGAGGAGGACTCTGGCAAGCTGCCCTACACTGTGGTGGAGAGGAAGCTGCTGCCTCTTCCTGTGGTGCTCCCACGGGTCAGTGACATCATTCCCGGGGGACGCCGCCCAGCCCACAAGTCCAACAAGCAGCCCACACCCATACTAATTCTGGGTTCCAGCGTCCCTGACAGTATACAGGGAAGTACACAGGCGTCTGAGATCTCGGGGAGAAACCAAATCAATGAGAACCGGCGGTTTCTCCGGCATCAGCAGGAGACACCAGGTTTCCTTACGGAAACAAGACAAGAGCCAGGCAACGAACCCGCGCTCATCAAGGTGCTCAACTCGCAACGTCGTCCCATCCTGGTAAGCGCCTACGCTAGAGCCCTGCCTAGGTCTAACCCCCTCATCCCAACCTCTCCCAGAACTCAGTCTAGACCAAGGCAGCAGGTCGTAGCTAGCAGAAGACCAACCACAACACCCCCTACCATAACTCTTCCTACCACGCCCGCTATTCCAAAGCAGTTTGTTACCTCTACAACAAGAGCATCTTGGAGAGGTCGACAAGAAGTAGCGACGGATGGGAGGCCAGAGGGTCTCTCATTGCTCCCTCCAGTACCTTCCTCATGGGAGATAGACGACGTGGAGGGTCGGGAGAGTGTCCTTCACACCTACTACGATGAGAATGTCAACGGTCGTGTCCACATTGgcgacaccagcagtgtggacCACGCCGCTCCACATAAAGAGATCTACGATGCCTTCATTGAGCTTAAAAAAGTATGA